The following proteins come from a genomic window of Misgurnus anguillicaudatus chromosome 10, ASM2758022v2, whole genome shotgun sequence:
- the ice1 gene encoding little elongation complex subunit 1 isoform X3, with amino-acid sequence MMPGETQSKVAEIASDATSGTCQNCTVLNQSLDEYVAALITLKQKIIDTDRLLSEYKEKCDELQKSQRESSKLHRQLDEVLMKLEPLEKQTAEYEHTKTELEKTKADLRCYQQKCEDVEKLRADNAQTLSLKEKAEESLRKAEDTVQRQNLENETLRAQQKKLEEDLQKTQDSLDEYLQIAEEVENLKLENAKTLILKGNIENELLVLKETRAQQSNEILDLKSEKTRLEEILHTTQQRLNTLEKEFNKEKRSTSSQTDAELHIDKGKVRKLLEELWRCVEPSSQTNELLLLNGEPTLLKTQPNRTPPQQMLTSPLREPSPQTNKQLLLNEVPSPLKIQLNRTPPQQVLTSPLREPSLQTNEQLLLNEEPALLKTQLKRTPPQQMLTSPSRTQDPCSSPWKPSPETHSLSSNLGASPEIISPKSSPQKNLIKPNKKQHSSTRSRKRKIRSDALEHVDHQTNEVDESSQKEINNKDLLCEDYDTDFEEITELFRPLPDVLSPLQSPLTELVCSNDDQPVLDILEEDQLETLSNLNILNNTTCTDTEHQKSKEVETASICESSLNHLNTESVDNLDLENASFDSQCMEVEDMSEVKQSLVGDTQNPAAQPSVENVDTVESSLEEDPKQAVEEDLLVNQNLDATQSEATKVPNIAVNSLETLNSQPCVDPDPISTNCVESADYNHSQMQSLKSNENSVTTLDVNCSRLDGPENKELKPPVHLELRMVTDISTHDIQTNTLTSALIEHQKSSHDNDVSSLKSSKDVESSSEDEGHFGLKRKVRRVRSRSEVRISLEELDNVSETLHCSSANHLSKDELSENTAKSYSGLSIEDMEPDDEREAKPSDIESETATEDTQDVDDSKNLRKTSPQMNDRSPQQNEMLIDDLSSGIESLDGNVYNNSIASGDSAVDCPEGTGTSSHLSLDAGNSENEEKVSDPNTKAHVTPTPCLSRVRTEMGPPLPPVVMPLTATPPRFVKHHTPTKPTPSRLATDGPKSPKKPTSVPVIDSALPDASKMSPCLATPSPSRGVPSSPLQFGSATPKHAVPVPGRLPSSAISSSPPAASPQENSMQMLDSMYPELSARARTLNILRGNVNLNRAGNENGASPTSISQISGNKSISSSSTAFTKTEQKPKRTGVNMLLPKSAKRLRLDNCSPAPAMVSPAEQVMDHQPLGVIKTDSSKSPQDIQSNRTNLKVEEKPDTKKDGKQIQISEALAKIAATCFEVLPVVKSHVFLGRISQQPILIDEEKAVIADFCVCQSSAEDLMSAILTKLKTERSILNCANMQALCRVYTGLCRQIGDYQKAHALAYSILKEDFPDACKLILFMVTTWPSVLFHDTSLCRAIQTVAKLKAEGEILEYLTKYLHWDKSPPHDISKMVTSTLKALREDKELTFQKHQRHGHDLCPAAWEYIYTLDLLCTHMKWKWTHDVVIGKELWPIMNAWVTQQRPLQTPIRDVSVAAVLRIIGRLGQLGIKQRLFKSVQNVAKAINLFGKHGITEGVPDEVQLSAVYAIYDLAPCNPKEALEALASWRSETSQQVPSAVTSCITQIGSLCRQIKS; translated from the exons ATGATGCCGGGAGAGACTCAGTCAAAAGTCGCAGAAATCGCCTCTGATGCGACTTCTGGCACTTGTCAAAACTGCACTGTTTTAAATCAG AGCTTGGATGAATATGTTGCTGCTTTGATAACGCTTAAGCAGAAGATCATTGACACAGA CCGTCTTTTGAGTGAATACAAAGAGAAGTGCGATG AGCTTCAAAAATCACAGAG AGAAAGCAGCAAACTGCACAGACAACTGGATGAGGTGCTTATGAAGCTGGAGCCTTTAGAGAAACAAACAGCAGAGTATGAACATACAAAGACTGAGCTGGAGAAAACAAAG gcTGATTTGAGATGTTATCAACAAAAGTGTGAGGATGTGGAGAAACTGCGAGCTGACAACGCTCAGACCCTCTCGCT GAAAGAAAAAGCTGAAGAATCCTTGAGGAAAGCAGAGG ACACGGTGCAGAGGCAGAATCTGGAAAACGAGACGCTCAGAGCTCAGCAGAAAAAATTAGAGGAGGATCTGCAAAAAACTCAG GATTCCCTGGATGAATACCTGCAGATTGCTGAGGAGGTCGAGAATCTGAAGCTGGAAAATGCCAAGACACTGATTTT GAAAGGAAACATAGAGAATGAACTTTTGGTGCTAAAAG aGACAAGGGCTCAACAGAGCAATGAAATATTGGACCTAAAAAGTGAGAAAACAAGGCTTGAAGAAATTCTGCACACAACACAG CAAAGGCTGAACACACTTGAGAAGGAGTTTAACAAAG AGAAACGGAGTACATCTTCTCAAACAGATGCTGAGCTGCATATCGACaaag GTAAAGTCAGAAAGCTTCTGGAGGAACTCTGGCGTTGTGTGGAACCTTCATCACAAACCAATGAACTGTTGCTTCTCAATG GAGAGCCTACACTTTTGAAAACCCAACCTAACAGAACACCACCCCAACAAATGCTTACCAGTCCTTTGAGGGAACCTTCACCACAAACCAACAAACAGTTGCTTCTCAATG AAGTTCCTTCACCTTTGAAAATCCAACTTAACAGAACACCACCCCAACAAGTGCTTACCAGTCCTTTAAGGGAACCTTCCTTACAAACCAACGAGCAGTTGCTTCTCAATG AAGAACCTGCACTTTTGAAAACCCAACTTAAAAGAACACCACCCCAACAAATGCTTACCAGTCCTTCAAGAACACAGGATCCCTGCTCATCTCCATGGAAACCCAGTCCAGAAACTCACTCACTGTCTTCAAACCTGGGGGCATCTCCAGAGATCATCAGCCCTAAATCATCACCTCAGAAGAACCTCATCAAGCCCAATAAAAAACAGCACTCCAGTACACGAAGTAGAAAGAGGAAAATAAGATCGGATGCGCTTGAACATGTGGACCACCAGACAAATGAAGTGGATGAATCCTCACAGAAAGAAATAAACAACAAAGACTTATTATGTGAAGATTATGACACAGATTTTGAAGAAATTACAGAGTTGTTCAGACCTTTGCCTGATGTTTTATCACCTTTACAAAGCCCTTTAACGGAATTG GTTTGCTCAAATGATGACCAACCTGTTTTGGATATTTTGGAGGAAGATCAACTGGAAACACTATCAAATTTGAATATTCTTAATAACACAACATGTACAGATACCGAACATCAGAAGTCAAAAGAAGTGGAAACCGCTTCCATTTGTGAGTCTTCATTGAATCATCTGAATACAGAATCTGTTGATAATCTGGACTTGGAAAACGCATCATTTGACAGCCAGTGCATGGAGGTAGAGGATATGTCTGAAGTAAAGCAAAGCCTTGTGGGTGACACCCAAAATCCAGCTGCACAGCCGTCTGTAGAAAATGTGGACACAGTGGAAAGTTCCTTAGAAGAAGATCCCAAACAAGCTGTGGAAGAGGATTTGCTTGTGAATCAAAACTTGGATGCaacacagtctgaggctacaaaAGTCCCCAATATTGCTGTGAACTCACTGGAAACCTTAAATTCGCAACCGTGTGTGGACCCTGATCCCATATCCACCAATTGTGTTGAATCTGCAGATTACAATCATTCTCAGATGCAATCATTGAAGTCAAATGAAAACAGTGTTACAACACTTGATGTAAACTGTAGTAGGTTAGATGGCCCTGAAAATAAGGAATTAAAACCTCCTGTACACCTTGAGTTAAGGATGGTAACCGATATATCAACCCATGACATTCAGACCAACACCTTAACAAGTGCGCTTATTGAACATCAGAAAAGTTCACATGATAATGATGTTTCCTCTTTGAAATCTTCAAAAGATGTAGAATCATCATCAGAAGATGAAGGGCACTTTGGTTTGAAGAGAAAGGTTAGGCGGGTTCGCTCAAGGTCCGAGGTAAGGATCTCCTTGGAAGAGCTGGACAATGTCTCCGAGACATTGCATTGTTCCTCTGCAAATCATCTTTCCAAGGATGAGCTTTCTGAAAACACGGCCAAGTCTTACTCTGGTCTTTCCATAGAAGACATGGAGCCTGATGATGAACGAGAAGCTAAGCCATCAGACATTGAATCTGAAACTGCCACCGAGGATACGCAAGACGTAGACGATTCGAAGAACCTGAGAAAAACGTCACCGCAGATGAATGACAGATCTCCCCAACAAAATGAGATGTTAATCGATGACCTAAGCTCTGGGATAGAAAGTTTAGACGGTAATGTTTACAACAACAGTATAGCATCAGGAGACTCTGCAGTGGATTGTCCTGAGGGTACCGGCACATCAAGCCACCTTAGCTTAGATGCAGGAAACTCTGAAAATGAAGAAAAGGTTTCAGATCCCAACACAAAAGCTCACGTTACACCAACCCCATGTTTGTCCCGGGTTCGGACGGAAATGGGTCCACCACTACCTCCAGTTGTTATGCCACTGACTGCTACTCCTCCAAGATTTGTAAAACATCACACACCAACAAAGCCTACTCCATCAAGATTAGCAACTGATGGACCAAAATCTCCAAAGAAGCCAACATCAGTGCCTGTTATTGATTCAGCTCTTCCAGATGCATCAAAAATGTCTCCTTGTTTGGCTACTCCATCGCCATCTCGTGGAGTTCCTTCCTCGCCATTGCAGTTTGGATCAGCTACTCCAAAACATGCCGTTCCGGTCCCAGGAAGACTCCCATCGTCTGCAATATCCTCCTCACCTCCTGCTGCTTCTCCTCAGGAAAATTCAATGCAAATGCTGGACAGTATGTATCCTGAGCTCTCGGCACGAGCCCGCACTTTAAACATCCTCCGGGGAAACGTTAACCTGAACAGAGCTGGCAATGAGAATGGTGCTTCCCCTACATCCATTAGCCAGATATCGGGAAACAAAAGCATCAGTTCCTCATCCACTGCCTTTACTAAAACTGAGCAAAAACCAAAAAGGACGGGTGTGAACATGCTTTTGCCAAAGAGTGCTAAAAGACTCCGACTGGACAACTGTTCACCCGCTCCTGCGATGGTTTCTCCTGCAGAACAAGTAATGGATCATCAACCACTGGGTGTCATCAAAACAGACTCCTCTAAATCTCCTCAAGACATACAAAGCAATCGAACAAATCTGAAAGTAGAAGAAAAACCGGACACCAAGAAAGATGGCAAGCAGATCCAAATCTCAGAAGCACTGGCCAAAATAGCAGCCACCTGTTTCGAAGTGTTGCCTGTTGTTAAGAGCCACGTGTTTCTGGGGAGAATATCTCAGCAGCCCATATTGATAGATGAAGAAAAGGCTGTGATCGCTGATTTCTGTGTATGTCAG TCGTCAGCAGAAGACCTCATGTCTGCCATCTTGACGAAACTGAAGACGGAAAGAAGCATTTTGAATTGCGCAAATATGCAAGCTCTCTGTAGAGTCTACACAGGTTTATGTCGCCAGATCGGGGACTATCAGAAAGCTCATGCTTTGGCCTACAGCATTCTCAAAGAGG ATTTTCCTGATGCCTGTAAGTTAATCTTGTTCATGGTCACAACATGGCCAAGTGTGCTCTTCCACGACACCTCCTTGTGCAGAGCCATCCAAACTGTGGCCAAGCTAAAAGCAGAAGGAGAAATTTTGGAGTACCTTACTAAATATCTGCATTGGGATAAG AGCCCCCCACATGATATTTCTAAAATGGTCACCAGTACATTAAAAGCACTTCGGGAGGATAAAGAGTTGACATTTCAGAAGCATCAGCGTCACGGCCATGATCTTTGCCCTGCTGCGTGGGAATACATATACACATTGGATCTTCTATGTACACACATGAAGTGGAAGTGGACGCATGACGTTGTTATTGG CAAAGAGCTCTGGCCCATCATGAATGCATGGGTAACACAGCAGAGGCCTCTGCAAACCCCAATCCGGGATGTTTCTGTAGCAGCTGTTCTGAGAATAATTG GACGACTTGGTCAGCTAGGGATAAAGCAGAGGTTGTTCAAATCAGTGCAGAATGTTGCAAAAGCCATAAACCTCTTTGGCAAACATGGGATTACAGAAG GTGTGCCCGATGAGGTGCAGTTATCCGCTGTCTATGCAATTTATGACCTGGCGCCCTGTAACCCCAAAGAGGCCCTGGAGGCTTTGGCATCATGGCGGAGCGAGACCTCACAACAGGTTCCCTCTGCTGTGACCAGCTGCATAACTCAAATCGGGTCTCTCTGCCGTCAGATCAAGTCTTGA